From Candidatus Sphingomonas colombiensis, one genomic window encodes:
- a CDS encoding pseudouridine synthase: protein MTRLILFNKPYGVLSQFTDSKAETARPTLSAFIDLPGVYPAGRLDRDSEGLLLLTDDGRLQARIADPKFKLPKTYLVQIEGEPDDAALDRLRGGVMLNDGPTRPAEVERIDAPALWPRDPPIRYRASIPDRWLKLVIREGRNRQVRRMTAAIGHPTLRLVRWSIGDWSVRDVPPGEWRAG from the coding sequence GTGACGCGGCTGATCCTGTTCAACAAGCCGTATGGCGTGTTGAGCCAGTTTACGGACAGCAAAGCGGAAACGGCGCGCCCGACATTGTCCGCGTTCATCGACCTGCCCGGCGTTTACCCGGCGGGCAGGCTCGATCGGGACAGCGAAGGGCTGCTGCTGCTCACCGACGACGGGCGGCTGCAAGCGCGGATCGCCGATCCGAAATTCAAACTGCCGAAAACCTATCTCGTCCAGATCGAGGGCGAACCGGACGATGCCGCGCTGGATCGGCTGCGCGGCGGCGTCATGCTCAATGACGGCCCGACACGCCCGGCCGAGGTGGAGCGGATCGACGCGCCCGCATTATGGCCGCGCGATCCGCCGATCCGTTACCGCGCGAGCATTCCCGATCGCTGGCTGAAGCTGGTCATCCGCGAAGGGCGCAACCGCCAGGTGCGCCGGATGACGGCGGCGATCGGTCATCCGACATTGCGGCTGGTGCGGTGGAGCATCGGGGACTGGTCGGTCAGGGATGTGCCGCCGGGCGAATGGCGCGCGGGATGA
- a CDS encoding SulP family inorganic anion transporter: MFANLFARIGGGHATRDFTASIVVFLVAMPLCMGIAVASGVPPEKGLITGIIGGIVVGALAGSPLQVSGPAAGLAVIVYELVRDQGLSALGPILVLAGLIQVIAGVFRLGGWFRAISPAVVHGMLAGIGVLIVVGQYHVLFDAKPLPSGLENLVAMPGRLLELSPGDMAGAETAFAIGLLTIAAMIGWERLRPTALRLVPGALVGVLTATLVAFIVGLDVARVAVPANILAAIDVPDSSMLARLLDPTILATALAIAFIASAETLLSAAAVDRMHDGVRTDYDKELRAQGVGNLLCGFAGALPMTGVIVRSSANVQAGAVTRRSAILHGVWILGFVALLPWLLREIPMAALAGILVVTGWRLVSLAHVRHLFSHYGALPALIWAATLITVVAEDLLTGVLVGLGLSLLELVPHIRRLGLAVEQREEGEGSEIALSGVASFVTLPKLTRALDAVPHGRAVTLDVARLSAVDHTSAEMLRDWLDRRRAAGTRIDITGNLGRIPALLG; the protein is encoded by the coding sequence ATGTTCGCGAATTTGTTCGCCCGTATCGGCGGCGGCCACGCGACGCGCGATTTCACCGCGTCGATCGTCGTCTTTCTGGTCGCGATGCCCTTGTGCATGGGGATCGCGGTCGCCTCTGGCGTGCCGCCGGAAAAAGGGCTGATCACCGGGATCATCGGCGGCATCGTCGTCGGTGCGCTGGCCGGCTCGCCGTTGCAGGTGAGCGGGCCGGCGGCCGGCCTGGCGGTGATCGTTTATGAACTGGTGCGCGATCAGGGGCTGTCCGCGCTCGGGCCGATTCTGGTGCTGGCCGGGCTGATCCAGGTGATCGCCGGCGTCTTCCGGCTGGGTGGCTGGTTCCGCGCGATTTCCCCGGCCGTGGTGCACGGGATGCTCGCGGGGATCGGCGTGCTGATCGTCGTCGGCCAATATCATGTGCTGTTCGATGCCAAGCCGCTGCCCAGCGGATTGGAAAATCTTGTGGCGATGCCGGGTCGCCTGCTCGAACTCAGCCCCGGTGATATGGCCGGGGCTGAGACGGCGTTCGCCATCGGCCTGCTGACCATCGCCGCGATGATCGGCTGGGAACGGTTGCGGCCGACGGCGCTCCGCCTCGTGCCCGGCGCGCTGGTTGGTGTGCTGACCGCGACGCTGGTGGCGTTCATCGTCGGGCTGGATGTCGCGCGCGTCGCGGTGCCGGCCAATATCCTTGCCGCGATCGACGTGCCCGATAGCAGCATGCTCGCGCGGTTGCTCGATCCGACGATACTTGCGACCGCTCTGGCGATCGCCTTTATCGCGAGTGCCGAGACGCTGCTTTCCGCCGCCGCGGTCGATCGGATGCACGATGGCGTCCGCACCGATTACGACAAGGAATTGCGCGCGCAGGGCGTGGGCAACCTGCTCTGCGGTTTCGCCGGCGCGCTGCCGATGACCGGCGTGATCGTGCGCTCTTCGGCGAACGTTCAGGCGGGCGCGGTGACGCGTCGCTCGGCGATCCTGCATGGCGTGTGGATTCTCGGTTTCGTGGCGCTGCTGCCGTGGTTGCTGCGCGAGATTCCGATGGCGGCGCTGGCCGGCATTCTCGTCGTCACCGGGTGGCGGCTGGTGAGCCTCGCCCATGTCCGGCATCTGTTCAGCCACTATGGCGCGCTGCCGGCGCTGATCTGGGCCGCGACGCTGATAACCGTGGTCGCGGAAGATCTGCTGACCGGCGTGCTCGTCGGGCTGGGCCTGTCGCTGCTGGAGCTGGTGCCGCATATCCGCAGGCTGGGGCTCGCTGTCGAGCAGCGGGAAGAAGGCGAGGGGAGCGAGATCGCGCTGAGCGGCGTGGCCAGTTTTGTCACCTTGCCGAAGCTGACGCGCGCGCTCGACGCGGTGCCGCATGGGCGCGCGGTGACGCTGGACGTCGCGCGCCTCTCGGCGGTGGATCATACGAGTGCGGAAATGCTGCGTGACTGGCTGGATCGCCGCCGCGCCGCCGGCACCCGGATCGACATCACCGGCAACCTGGGCAGGATACCGGCACTTCTGGGCTGA
- a CDS encoding carbonic anhydrase codes for MNELIGRVFRFEKDVYSNQSALYERLASDGQAPKALMISCADSRVVPEHVMQAEPGDLFVCRNAGNIVPPFAQANGGVSSTVEYAVAALGVRDIIVCGHSDCGAMKALAEPESLNDMPNVAAWLRHSSAAYRVARDAYPTMTRGELVRAISLENVVAQLVHLRTHPSVAAGIARGEISLHGWFIDIHAGQVLALDGDTGHFAPLKDDRPMPVALAAGRRIATGLSAFGAAA; via the coding sequence ATGAACGAACTGATCGGCCGCGTCTTTCGGTTCGAAAAGGACGTCTATTCTAATCAGAGCGCGCTTTATGAGCGGCTCGCCAGCGATGGGCAGGCGCCCAAGGCGCTGATGATTTCCTGCGCCGATTCGCGCGTCGTGCCGGAGCATGTGATGCAGGCCGAGCCGGGCGACCTGTTCGTCTGCCGCAACGCGGGCAATATCGTGCCGCCCTTCGCGCAGGCCAATGGTGGCGTTTCCTCGACCGTGGAATATGCCGTGGCCGCACTGGGCGTGCGCGACATCATCGTCTGCGGCCATTCGGATTGCGGCGCGATGAAGGCGCTGGCCGAGCCGGAAAGCCTGAACGACATGCCGAACGTCGCGGCATGGCTGCGTCATTCCAGCGCCGCCTATCGCGTCGCGCGCGATGCTTATCCCACCATGACCCGCGGCGAGCTGGTGCGTGCGATCAGCCTTGAAAACGTCGTGGCGCAGCTCGTCCATCTGCGCACCCATCCTTCGGTCGCGGCGGGCATCGCGCGTGGCGAGATTTCGCTGCACGGCTGGTTCATCGATATCCACGCCGGGCAGGTGCTCGCGCTCGACGGCGATACCGGCCATTTCGCGCCGTTGAAGGATGACAGGCCGATGCCGGTGGCGCTGGCCGCCGGACGACGCATCGCAACCGGCCTCTCCGCTTTCGGCGCGGCCGCATAA
- a CDS encoding ATP-binding protein: protein MSRSSRHSVGLLGRLLGILLLTVVIEFAASTLLYERSSHALIRDDEARRLAEHLVIARKLVSEQPWAERPAMAGRLSTDRYDVHWSGSTERSQPSAPALEAMRKKVVDWEPALAGTNLSLRLVAAGREPWLIGDLRLPDDTWMHFRAAAPASVGDRALNRILLALLPAAVLLLIGALMFRRTLRPMETLARAAERIGRGGGVTLPVTGPGEVRRLIRAFNTMQTRIRQLIADRTQALAAVSHDLRTLLARMQLRTDAIDDPALRHAFEADVAEMEAMVQSLLAYLGGEHDPEAAVRIDVAVLAATVVDSAVDRGADALYEGDDHLSAQVRPGGLKRAIDNLVENALHYAGQARVSVMADGDDLVIRVEDNGPGIPDDRLEEVVRPFIRLDPSRGRNTTGLGLGLAIVARAAEMEGGELRLVNRPEGGLRAELRLPRR, encoded by the coding sequence GTGAGCCGCAGTTCGCGGCATTCGGTCGGGCTGCTCGGCCGGTTGCTGGGCATATTGCTGCTGACGGTGGTGATCGAGTTCGCCGCGAGCACCCTGCTGTATGAACGATCGAGCCACGCGCTGATCCGCGACGACGAGGCGCGCCGGCTGGCCGAACATCTGGTGATCGCGCGCAAGCTGGTATCCGAACAGCCATGGGCCGAGCGCCCCGCAATGGCCGGGCGACTTTCCACCGATCGCTACGATGTCCACTGGTCCGGCTCCACGGAACGCTCGCAGCCGAGCGCGCCCGCGCTCGAAGCGATGCGCAAGAAGGTGGTGGATTGGGAGCCCGCGCTCGCCGGCACCAACCTCAGCCTGCGACTGGTGGCGGCCGGGCGCGAGCCATGGCTGATCGGCGATCTGCGCCTGCCCGACGACACCTGGATGCATTTCCGCGCCGCCGCGCCCGCCAGTGTCGGCGATCGGGCGCTCAATCGCATTCTGCTCGCGCTGTTGCCGGCGGCGGTGCTGCTGCTGATAGGCGCGCTGATGTTCCGCCGCACGCTGCGGCCGATGGAGACGCTGGCGCGCGCGGCCGAACGGATCGGGCGCGGCGGGGGCGTGACGCTGCCCGTAACCGGGCCAGGCGAGGTGCGCCGGCTGATCCGCGCCTTCAACACGATGCAGACCCGCATCCGCCAGTTGATCGCGGATCGCACGCAGGCGCTCGCCGCCGTCAGCCATGATCTGCGCACCCTGCTCGCGCGGATGCAGCTGCGCACCGATGCGATCGACGATCCTGCCTTGCGCCACGCGTTCGAGGCCGATGTCGCGGAAATGGAGGCGATGGTGCAATCCCTGCTCGCCTATCTCGGCGGCGAGCATGATCCCGAAGCGGCGGTGCGGATCGATGTCGCGGTGCTCGCCGCGACCGTGGTCGATTCCGCGGTCGATCGCGGCGCGGATGCGCTTTACGAGGGCGACGATCATCTCAGCGCGCAGGTTCGCCCCGGTGGCCTGAAGCGGGCGATCGACAATCTCGTTGAAAATGCGCTCCATTATGCCGGGCAGGCGCGCGTGTCGGTGATGGCGGACGGCGACGATCTTGTCATCCGCGTCGAGGATAACGGGCCCGGCATTCCCGACGACCGGCTGGAAGAGGTGGTGCGCCCGTTCATCCGGCTCGATCCGTCGCGCGGGCGCAACACCACCGGGCTCGGCCTCGGGCTGGCGATCGTCGCGCGCGCGGCGGAGATGGAAGGCGGCGAGCTGCGTCTCGTCAATCGCCCGGAAGGCGGGCTTCGCGCGGAACTCAGGCTGCCGCGCCGCTGA
- a CDS encoding response regulator transcription factor — MTAPVILLVEDDPALRMLTTRALQENGYVVRPCATGPEMWLALEAGPVDLVLLDIMLPGTSGIDLCRSLRMQSEVPIIFISARDSETDRVVGLELGADDYLPKPFGTRELIARVRAVLRRGGLERQQADRAEGIAEFDGWQVSLRRRELTSPDGAVVALTGAEFDLLVSLIDHPQRIIARERLIELSRTRMGDASDRSVDVLVSRVRRKLSHAGREAPIITVRGIGYMLNTEVTRR, encoded by the coding sequence TTGACCGCGCCGGTCATCCTGCTGGTCGAGGACGATCCCGCGCTGCGAATGCTCACCACACGGGCGTTGCAGGAGAATGGCTATGTCGTGCGCCCGTGCGCGACAGGGCCCGAAATGTGGCTGGCGCTGGAGGCCGGGCCGGTTGATCTCGTATTGCTCGATATCATGCTGCCCGGCACCAGCGGGATCGATCTGTGTCGCTCGCTGCGCATGCAAAGCGAGGTGCCGATCATCTTCATCAGCGCGCGCGACAGCGAAACCGATCGCGTCGTCGGGCTGGAGCTTGGCGCCGACGATTATCTCCCCAAGCCGTTCGGTACGCGGGAGCTGATTGCGCGGGTGCGCGCGGTGCTGCGGCGCGGCGGGCTGGAGCGCCAGCAGGCCGATCGCGCGGAGGGCATCGCGGAGTTCGATGGCTGGCAGGTGAGCCTGCGGCGGCGCGAACTGACATCGCCTGACGGCGCCGTCGTCGCCCTGACCGGGGCCGAGTTCGATCTGCTCGTCAGCCTGATCGATCATCCGCAGCGCATCATCGCGCGCGAGCGGCTGATCGAGCTTTCGCGTACCCGCATGGGCGACGCATCCGATCGCTCGGTCGACGTGCTGGTCAGCCGGGTGCGGCGCAAATTGTCCCACGCCGGCCGTGAAGCGCCGATCATCACCGTGCGCGGCATCGGCTATATGCTCAACACCGAGGTGACGCGCCGGTGA
- a CDS encoding VOC family protein produces the protein MTQGVQIAGVYVHDQEEALQFYVEKLGFRVHTDARNGDYRWLTVQYPDQPTFQLGLFRPQAPTVDDATARELLKAVAKGAMPPLVLVVEDCQASYEAMRARGVEFTQEPIARYGSVDANFRDPSGNGWKLVQGR, from the coding sequence ATGACCCAGGGTGTTCAGATTGCCGGCGTATATGTCCACGATCAGGAAGAGGCGCTGCAATTCTATGTCGAGAAGCTCGGCTTCCGCGTTCATACCGATGCGCGCAACGGCGACTATCGCTGGCTGACGGTGCAATATCCCGATCAGCCGACATTCCAGCTCGGCCTGTTCCGCCCGCAGGCGCCGACGGTCGACGATGCGACCGCGCGTGAGTTGCTGAAGGCGGTTGCCAAGGGCGCGATGCCGCCGCTGGTGCTGGTCGTGGAGGATTGTCAGGCCAGCTATGAAGCGATGCGCGCGCGTGGCGTGGAGTTCACGCAGGAGCCGATCGCGCGTTACGGCTCGGTCGACGCGAACTTTCGCGACCCGTCAGGCAATGGCTGGAAGCTGGTTCAGGGCCGCTGA
- a CDS encoding AraC family transcriptional regulator, producing MLLRRLLRAKDHMDAAPHEEWPVSRLARVSGASEAHFARSFRDAFGIPPHRYLLTRRVERAAALLRDTDLPVTEIAFQTGWASLGTFGRTFRDVTGESPGELRRRMQAKPGDLDQVPHCFVSAARRPDLKIAVSEKRRQASGDRNGATETEVP from the coding sequence ATGCTCCTGCGCCGCCTGTTGCGCGCCAAGGATCATATGGATGCCGCCCCGCATGAGGAATGGCCGGTGTCGCGACTGGCGCGCGTCAGCGGCGCGTCGGAGGCGCATTTCGCGCGTTCGTTCCGCGACGCGTTCGGCATTCCCCCGCATCGCTATCTGCTGACGCGCCGGGTCGAGCGGGCGGCGGCGTTGCTGCGCGATACAGACCTGCCGGTCACCGAAATCGCGTTCCAGACGGGCTGGGCCAGCCTTGGCACCTTCGGCCGTACGTTCCGCGACGTGACCGGCGAAAGCCCCGGCGAATTGCGGCGGCGAATGCAGGCGAAGCCGGGCGACCTCGATCAGGTGCCGCATTGCTTCGTCAGCGCGGCGCGCCGGCCCGATCTTAAAATCGCAGTTTCGGAGAAGCGGCGGCAGGCGAGCGGCGATAGGAATGGGGCAACCGAAACGGAGGTTCCATGA